One window of the Pseudomonas lurida genome contains the following:
- the uvrC gene encoding excinuclease ABC subunit UvrC, translated as MTTPFDPSAFLSTCSGRPGVYRMFDSEARLLYVGKAKNLKNRLASYFRKSGLAPKTAALVGRIAQVETTITANETEALLLEQTLIKEWRPPYNILLRDDKSYPYVFLSDGQFPRLSIHRGAKKQKGKYFGPYPSAGAIRESLSLLQKTFFVRQCEDSFYKNRTRPCLQYQIKRCKAPCVGLVEPAEYAEDVRHSVMFLEGRSNALTDELSGAMEQAASTLDFERAAELRDQISLLRRVQDQQSMEGGSGDVDVIAAFVNPGGACVHLISVRGGRVLGSKNFFPQTGIDEEVAEVMAAFLGQYYVSSPERDLPSELIVNVVHEDFPTLIEAIHELRGRELDISHRVRGTRARWQQLAVTNAEQALSARLANRQHVAARFDALAEVLNLDEPPQRLECYDISHSSGEATVASCVVFGPEGPIKSDYRRYNIEGVTAGDDYAAMHQALTRRFSKLKDGEGKLPDILLVDGGKGQLSMARDVLNELAVPDLILLGVAKGATRKAGFETLYLNDAAHEFTLKGDSPALHLIQQIRDEAHRFAITGHRARRGKTRRTSTLEGVAGVGPTRRRDLLKHFGGLQELSRASIDEIAKAPGISKKLAELIYANLHSE; from the coding sequence ATGACCACACCGTTTGATCCAAGTGCCTTCCTCTCGACCTGCAGTGGCCGCCCTGGCGTGTACCGCATGTTCGACAGCGAGGCACGCCTTCTGTACGTGGGCAAAGCCAAGAACCTGAAGAACCGCCTGGCGAGCTACTTTCGCAAGAGCGGTCTTGCACCCAAGACCGCAGCGCTGGTGGGGCGTATCGCTCAGGTCGAAACCACCATCACCGCCAATGAAACCGAAGCACTGCTGCTTGAGCAGACGCTGATCAAGGAATGGCGGCCGCCCTACAACATCCTGCTGCGTGACGATAAATCCTACCCCTACGTGTTTTTATCTGACGGCCAATTCCCACGCCTGAGTATTCACCGGGGCGCGAAGAAGCAGAAGGGCAAGTATTTCGGTCCCTATCCCAGCGCCGGCGCAATCCGCGAAAGCCTGAGCCTGCTGCAGAAGACCTTTTTTGTGCGTCAGTGCGAAGACAGCTTCTACAAGAACCGCACGCGGCCGTGCCTGCAATACCAGATCAAGCGCTGCAAGGCGCCCTGCGTGGGCCTGGTCGAGCCGGCCGAATACGCCGAGGATGTGCGCCACTCGGTGATGTTCCTCGAAGGGCGCAGCAATGCGCTTACTGACGAACTCTCCGGCGCCATGGAGCAGGCCGCCAGCACCTTGGACTTCGAGCGCGCCGCCGAGCTGCGCGACCAGATCTCCCTGCTGCGCCGCGTGCAGGATCAGCAGAGCATGGAGGGCGGCAGCGGCGACGTGGATGTGATCGCGGCCTTCGTCAACCCGGGCGGCGCTTGTGTGCACCTGATCAGCGTGCGCGGTGGGCGGGTGCTGGGTAGCAAGAATTTCTTTCCGCAGACGGGTATCGATGAGGAGGTGGCCGAAGTCATGGCAGCCTTCCTTGGCCAATACTACGTCAGCAGCCCCGAGCGCGACCTGCCGTCGGAACTGATCGTCAACGTGGTGCATGAAGACTTCCCCACCCTGATCGAAGCGATCCATGAACTGCGCGGCCGCGAGCTGGACATCAGCCATCGCGTACGGGGTACCCGCGCGCGCTGGCAGCAGTTGGCCGTGACCAATGCCGAACAGGCGCTGAGCGCACGCCTTGCCAATCGACAGCACGTCGCCGCACGCTTCGACGCCCTGGCCGAAGTGCTCAACCTGGATGAACCGCCGCAGCGCCTCGAGTGCTACGACATCAGCCACTCCAGCGGTGAGGCCACGGTGGCGTCCTGCGTGGTGTTCGGGCCGGAAGGGCCGATCAAATCCGATTACCGGCGCTATAACATCGAAGGCGTCACCGCTGGCGATGACTACGCGGCCATGCACCAGGCCCTGACGCGGCGTTTCAGCAAGTTGAAGGACGGCGAGGGCAAGCTGCCAGATATCCTGCTGGTGGACGGTGGCAAGGGCCAGTTGTCCATGGCCCGCGACGTGCTCAACGAACTGGCGGTGCCCGACCTGATCCTGCTCGGCGTGGCCAAGGGCGCTACGCGCAAGGCTGGTTTCGAGACGTTGTACTTGAATGATGCCGCCCATGAGTTCACCTTGAAGGGCGACTCACCTGCACTGCACCTGATTCAGCAGATCCGCGACGAAGCCCACCGTTTCGCCATTACCGGCCACCGCGCCCGTCGTGGCAAAACCCGACGAACCTCAACCCTGGAAGGGGTGGCGGGGGTCGGACCGACGCGGCGTCGCGACTTGCTTAAACATTTTGGTGGCTTGCAGGAGCTGTCCCGTGCCAGCATTGACGAAATAGCCAAAGCACCCGGTATCAGTAAAAAGCTCGCTGAGTTGATTTATGCGAATCTGCATAGCGAATAG
- a CDS encoding 3-deoxy-7-phosphoheptulonate synthase has product MNSATAALPVSALTSANEALTQRLPSSLELKHQLPLSPFLNEQVHAHRQAVRAILNGQDSRLLVIVGPCSIHDPESAMEYARNLRKLALEVSDQMLLVIRAYVEKPRTTIGWKGLAYDPHLDGSDDMAAGLTLSRELMREMLRLGLPVATELLQPMAAGYFDDLLSWVAIGARTTESQIHREMASGLGMPVGFKNGTDGGVAIACDAMRSAAHPHRHFGVDSQGHPAIIQTPGNADTHLVLRGGHRGPNYDAQSVAQVKHDLAKSKVAARIMVDCSHANSGKDPLRQPAVFNEVLEQRLQGDTSLIGMMLESHLFEGCQPLSASMKYGVSVTDGCLGWDGTEQLLRSAAERLREQHDIPA; this is encoded by the coding sequence ATGAATTCTGCCACCGCCGCTCTGCCCGTCTCCGCCCTGACCAGCGCCAATGAAGCCCTGACCCAGCGCCTGCCCAGCTCCCTTGAGCTCAAGCATCAGTTGCCTCTTAGCCCGTTCCTCAATGAGCAGGTCCATGCCCATCGCCAAGCCGTGCGCGCCATCCTCAATGGCCAAGACTCACGGTTGCTGGTGATTGTCGGCCCGTGCTCTATCCACGACCCCGAATCGGCCATGGAGTACGCACGCAACCTGAGAAAGCTCGCGCTGGAGGTCAGCGACCAGATGCTGCTGGTGATTCGCGCCTATGTCGAAAAACCGCGCACCACCATCGGTTGGAAAGGCCTGGCCTATGACCCGCACCTGGATGGCAGCGACGACATGGCCGCCGGCCTCACGCTGTCGCGCGAATTGATGCGCGAAATGCTGCGCCTGGGTCTGCCGGTCGCCACCGAGCTGCTGCAACCCATGGCCGCCGGCTACTTCGATGACCTGCTCAGTTGGGTCGCAATTGGCGCGCGCACCACCGAATCGCAGATCCACCGCGAGATGGCCAGCGGCCTGGGCATGCCCGTGGGCTTCAAGAACGGTACCGACGGCGGCGTGGCGATTGCCTGCGACGCGATGCGCTCGGCCGCCCACCCGCACCGCCACTTCGGCGTCGACAGCCAGGGCCATCCGGCGATCATCCAGACCCCGGGCAACGCTGATACGCACCTGGTGCTGCGCGGCGGTCACCGAGGGCCGAACTACGATGCACAGAGCGTGGCGCAGGTGAAACACGACCTGGCCAAGTCCAAGGTCGCGGCGCGGATCATGGTCGACTGCAGCCATGCCAACAGCGGCAAGGACCCATTGCGCCAACCGGCGGTGTTCAACGAGGTACTGGAACAGCGCCTGCAGGGCGACACCTCGCTGATCGGCATGATGCTCGAAAGCCACCTGTTCGAAGGCTGCCAGCCGTTGAGCGCGTCGATGAAATACGGCGTGTCGGTGACCGATGGCTGCCTGGGCTGGGATGGCACCGAGCAGTTGCTGCGCAGCGCAGCCGAGCGATTGCGGGAACAACACGACATCCCTGCGTGA
- a CDS encoding GNAT family N-acetyltransferase: MAFHLRAATDQDLPFARTLTFEAMTRYYLQYGLVWSNDGFDVAWAGRENWLVCNDDAVMGFISLSRDSRALYIRELHMIPACRRQGAGSWVLEQMALKAQAQGLLRLTVFKTNPARRLYQRHGFSIVGEEECFWRMERVCRHSS; the protein is encoded by the coding sequence ATGGCGTTCCACCTGCGCGCTGCGACAGACCAGGACCTGCCGTTCGCACGGACGCTGACCTTTGAGGCCATGACCCGCTACTACCTGCAATACGGTCTGGTGTGGTCCAACGATGGTTTCGACGTCGCCTGGGCGGGGCGCGAGAACTGGCTGGTCTGCAACGATGACGCAGTGATGGGTTTCATCAGTTTGAGCCGTGACAGCCGAGCGCTCTATATCCGCGAGTTGCATATGATCCCAGCGTGCCGCAGGCAGGGCGCAGGCAGTTGGGTGTTGGAGCAGATGGCACTCAAGGCCCAGGCCCAGGGCTTGTTACGCTTGACCGTGTTCAAGACCAATCCGGCCAGGCGGCTCTATCAGCGCCACGGCTTTAGCATTGTCGGTGAAGAAGAGTGCTTTTGGCGCATGGAGCGTGTTTGCCGCCATTCAAGCTAA
- the pgsA gene encoding CDP-diacylglycerol--glycerol-3-phosphate 3-phosphatidyltransferase produces the protein MNIPNLITVLRVLLIPIFILLFYLPYEWSYVASSSVFAFAAATDWLDGYLARRLEQSTPFGAFLDPVADKLMVAVALVLLVQEHGNLWLTLPAAVIIGREIVVSALREWMAEIGARAHVAVSNMGKWKTAAQMLALVILLANPSDFTFWVLLGYALLLIAAGLTLWSMLQYLRAAWPHLRTTVEKK, from the coding sequence ATGAATATCCCTAATCTGATCACCGTTCTACGCGTCCTGCTTATCCCGATTTTCATTTTGTTGTTCTATTTGCCGTACGAATGGAGCTACGTGGCCTCAAGTTCCGTGTTCGCCTTCGCGGCCGCCACCGACTGGCTCGACGGCTACCTGGCCCGCCGCCTGGAACAGAGCACGCCGTTCGGTGCGTTCCTGGACCCGGTGGCCGACAAGCTGATGGTGGCCGTGGCGCTGGTCTTGCTGGTGCAGGAACACGGCAACCTGTGGCTGACCCTGCCAGCCGCGGTGATCATCGGCCGCGAGATCGTCGTCTCGGCCCTGCGCGAATGGATGGCCGAAATCGGCGCCCGCGCCCATGTCGCTGTCTCCAACATGGGCAAGTGGAAAACCGCTGCGCAAATGCTTGCGCTGGTCATCCTGCTGGCCAACCCGTCGGACTTCACCTTCTGGGTCCTGCTGGGCTACGCCTTGCTGCTTATCGCCGCCGGCCTGACTTTGTGGTCCATGCTCCAGTATCTGCGCGCCGCCTGGCCGCATCTGCGCACCACCGTGGAAAAGAAATAA
- the uvrY gene encoding response regulator transcription factor GacA, with protein sequence MIRVLVVDDHDLVRTGITRMLADIDGLQVVGQAESGEESLIKARELKPDVVLMDVKMPGIGGLGATTKLLRSHPDIKVVVVTVCEEDPFPTRLLQAGAAGYLTKGAGLAEMVQAIRLVFAGQRYISPQIAQQLAIKSFQPTSDSPFDALSEREIQIALMIVGCQKVQTISDKLCLSPKTVNTYRYRIFEKLAISSDVELTLLAVRHGMVDASA encoded by the coding sequence TTGATTAGGGTGCTAGTAGTCGATGACCATGATCTCGTTCGTACAGGCATTACACGAATGCTGGCTGACATCGATGGCCTGCAAGTAGTCGGCCAGGCCGAGTCCGGGGAAGAGTCCCTGATCAAGGCCCGGGAGTTGAAACCCGATGTGGTGCTGATGGACGTCAAGATGCCCGGTATCGGCGGTCTTGGCGCCACGACCAAACTGTTGCGCAGCCATCCGGACATCAAGGTCGTGGTGGTGACGGTGTGTGAAGAAGACCCGTTTCCGACACGCCTGTTGCAGGCGGGTGCGGCCGGTTACCTGACCAAGGGCGCAGGCCTGGCCGAGATGGTGCAAGCCATTCGCCTGGTGTTTGCTGGCCAGCGGTACATCAGCCCGCAGATTGCCCAGCAATTGGCCATCAAGTCGTTCCAGCCCACCAGCGACTCGCCGTTCGATGCGCTGTCGGAGCGGGAAATCCAGATCGCCCTGATGATCGTCGGTTGCCAGAAGGTGCAGACGATCTCCGACAAGCTGTGCCTGTCGCCCAAGACCGTCAACACCTACCGCTATCGCATTTTCGAGAAGCTCGCCATCAGCAGTGATGTTGAATTGACCCTGCTCGCAGTGCGCCACGGCATGGTGGACGCCAGCGCCTGA
- a CDS encoding DNA-binding protein translates to MPGIRTAAQAKAWLDHQGKSVQAFAREHGVDPATTYQVLAGRKKGRRGEAHKVAVLLGMKEGIILAEAGNQHNVQ, encoded by the coding sequence ATGCCCGGAATCCGTACTGCCGCACAAGCCAAGGCCTGGCTGGACCATCAAGGGAAGTCAGTTCAAGCGTTCGCTCGTGAACATGGCGTTGATCCGGCAACCACCTATCAAGTGCTCGCTGGGCGCAAAAAGGGACGGCGTGGAGAAGCCCATAAGGTGGCGGTCCTGTTGGGCATGAAAGAAGGGATCATCCTTGCTGAGGCTGGTAACCAGCACAACGTTCAGTAA
- a CDS encoding FeoB-associated Cys-rich membrane protein, with amino-acid sequence MTLGLMAQYAVIAVLLVGAVISVWRRLAPAKAGGCNSGCGACSTGCQPTQRIAVRTLDAPTLQETGRDGSPAITLPPEG; translated from the coding sequence ATGACACTGGGACTCATGGCTCAATACGCTGTAATCGCCGTGCTGCTGGTTGGCGCGGTGATCAGTGTGTGGCGACGCTTGGCACCGGCCAAGGCCGGAGGGTGCAACAGCGGTTGTGGTGCCTGCTCAACCGGTTGCCAACCCACTCAACGGATTGCCGTGCGCACCCTGGATGCGCCGACACTCCAAGAGACCGGACGTGATGGCAGCCCTGCTATTACGCTGCCGCCTGAAGGTTGA
- a CDS encoding carbon-nitrogen hydrolase family protein — protein MTALTLAAAQSLSIAGDLPANIERHLAFMRAAAEQGVELLVFAELSLTGYEPSLAAGLAIAPDDPVLLPLREMARELRLTAVVGMPIRLAPEAGVLIGALVLAADGSVAVYTKQHLHPGEELAFVPGQGGAVLEWGRDRIALAVCADFAHASHPRLAAEAGATVYAAGVLISEGGYATDSALLQGYAAEHGLVVLMANHGGPSGGYVCAGRSAIWTADGGLLAAAPGAGDALVIARREDGQWAGQVVAV, from the coding sequence ATGACTGCCCTGACCCTTGCTGCTGCTCAATCCCTTTCCATTGCGGGCGACTTGCCGGCCAATATCGAACGCCACCTGGCGTTCATGCGAGCGGCTGCCGAGCAAGGTGTGGAATTGCTGGTGTTTGCGGAGCTGTCGTTGACTGGGTATGAACCTTCATTGGCAGCCGGGTTGGCGATTGCGCCAGATGACCCTGTCCTGTTGCCATTGCGCGAAATGGCGCGGGAGTTGCGGCTGACGGCGGTGGTGGGAATGCCAATTCGCCTGGCACCCGAGGCCGGTGTATTGATTGGTGCGCTGGTACTGGCGGCGGATGGCTCCGTGGCGGTCTACACCAAACAGCATCTGCACCCTGGCGAAGAGCTGGCATTTGTCCCGGGGCAGGGCGGTGCTGTCCTCGAGTGGGGGCGTGACCGAATCGCGCTGGCGGTCTGTGCGGACTTCGCCCATGCCAGTCATCCGCGCCTGGCGGCTGAGGCCGGCGCCACGGTCTACGCTGCCGGCGTGTTGATCAGCGAGGGCGGCTATGCCACAGACAGCGCGTTGCTCCAGGGCTATGCGGCCGAGCATGGCCTGGTGGTGTTGATGGCCAATCATGGCGGCCCATCGGGGGGGTATGTGTGCGCCGGTCGTAGCGCTATCTGGACGGCTGATGGTGGTTTGCTCGCCGCCGCCCCCGGTGCTGGCGATGCGCTGGTGATTGCCCGTCGCGAGGACGGGCAGTGGGCTGGCCAAGTGGTAGCTGTCTGA
- a CDS encoding NAD(P)H-dependent oxidoreductase, whose amino-acid sequence MKVLIVHAHPEPQSFTAALRDQAVATLEGQGHEVKVSDLYAMQWNPVASAADFSSRENPDYLVYALEQRVGVKKQSIAADIQGELDTLLWADLLILNFPIFWFSAPAMLKGWIDRVLVSGVCYGGKRFYDQGGLAGKRALVTVTLGGREHMFGEGAVHGPLEDMLRPILRGTLAYVGYDVLAPFVAWHVPYISTDARQDFLVGYDQRLQGLADEQPLVFPKLAQFDEALYPLP is encoded by the coding sequence ATGAAGGTTCTGATTGTTCACGCCCATCCTGAACCGCAGTCGTTTACCGCCGCCTTGCGCGATCAGGCGGTTGCCACGCTGGAGGGCCAGGGGCATGAGGTAAAGGTCAGTGATTTGTACGCCATGCAGTGGAACCCGGTGGCGTCGGCGGCGGACTTTTCGTCGCGGGAAAATCCGGATTACCTGGTGTATGCCCTGGAGCAACGCGTGGGGGTCAAGAAGCAGTCAATCGCGGCGGATATCCAGGGTGAGTTGGACACACTGTTGTGGGCTGACCTGTTGATCCTCAACTTTCCGATCTTCTGGTTTTCGGCACCGGCGATGCTCAAGGGCTGGATCGACCGGGTACTGGTGTCGGGTGTGTGTTATGGCGGCAAGCGTTTCTACGATCAAGGCGGGCTGGCTGGCAAGCGCGCGCTGGTCACGGTGACCCTGGGCGGGCGCGAGCACATGTTTGGTGAGGGCGCGGTCCACGGGCCCTTGGAAGACATGTTGCGGCCTATTCTGCGCGGCACGCTGGCGTATGTCGGCTATGACGTGCTGGCGCCGTTCGTGGCGTGGCATGTGCCCTACATCAGCACTGATGCGCGACAGGACTTCCTGGTGGGTTATGACCAGCGGTTGCAAGGGCTGGCGGATGAGCAGCCTTTGGTGTTCCCGAAACTGGCACAGTTCGATGAGGCGCTGTATCCGCTTCCCTGA
- a CDS encoding FeoA family protein encodes MRLCDLPRRQKACVTHVEGTGNADPLSQRLQDIGFVPGEPVTVVARAPWGGDPVLIQVGGSRFALRRNEAHMIFVEVSA; translated from the coding sequence ATGCGTTTGTGTGACCTGCCTCGCCGCCAAAAAGCTTGCGTAACCCATGTTGAAGGCACCGGCAACGCCGATCCGCTGAGCCAGCGCCTACAAGACATCGGATTCGTCCCGGGTGAGCCGGTTACGGTGGTCGCGCGGGCACCTTGGGGCGGTGATCCGGTGCTTATCCAAGTGGGCGGCAGTCGGTTTGCGCTGCGCCGCAACGAAGCCCACATGATCTTCGTCGAAGTGAGCGCTTGA
- the feoB gene encoding ferrous iron transporter B, translated as MATLRLALVGNPNCGKTALFNLLTGARQKVANYAGATVERKEGVARTASGRTFRVLDLPGTYSLACVSQDEQVTLNVLQGSYPGEERPELLLCVVDATNLRLHLRFVLELQRLGLPAVLVLNMADAARRRSIRIDTARLSSELGMPVIETVAVRRDGAAALLKAVDGCDDIQPAPAPEQGADLHARVRDILEACVKTPHLSDERVDALDRWLIHPVVGPLALVTIMFLVFQGVYLIGKPVTDWIGDSFSALSVLAGAYLPEGPLRGLICDGLISGLGTVLGFMPEILVLFFFIFILEESGYLPRAAFILDRPMRAVGLTGRSFIPLLSSFACAIPGIIAARSISDRYDRLTTILVAPLMTCSARLPVYALLIGAVIPDIRVGGVFGLQGLVLLGLYGVGILGAMAVGWVCKRFRPTTQQQPMLMMELPAYRLPRARDLIVMLWERGYLFLKKLTGVILALTVIMWFISNFPNPPVGATNPAIDYSFAGYLGATLQHLFAPLGFNWQITLALIPAFAARETAVATLATVYAVANGDDLTSLTQTLAAQVPLASALALMMWFAFAPQCMSTLAVIRKETASWGQVALAFSYMFAVAYALAFITYRIAEAAL; from the coding sequence ATGGCGACCTTGCGTTTAGCCTTGGTGGGTAATCCGAACTGTGGAAAGACCGCGCTGTTCAATCTGCTGACCGGCGCCAGGCAAAAGGTTGCCAACTATGCCGGTGCGACGGTGGAGCGCAAGGAGGGGGTGGCACGTACGGCCAGCGGGCGCACATTCAGAGTGCTGGACCTGCCGGGGACTTACAGCCTGGCCTGCGTCAGCCAGGACGAACAGGTCACCTTGAACGTGCTGCAGGGCTCGTACCCCGGCGAGGAGCGCCCCGAGTTGTTGCTGTGCGTGGTCGATGCCACCAATCTGCGCTTGCACCTGCGCTTCGTACTGGAGCTGCAACGCCTGGGATTACCGGCGGTCCTGGTCCTGAACATGGCTGACGCTGCGCGTCGCCGCAGTATTCGTATCGATACCGCTCGGCTCTCTAGCGAGCTCGGGATGCCGGTGATAGAGACGGTCGCCGTTCGCCGCGATGGCGCCGCCGCGTTGCTGAAGGCGGTGGATGGCTGCGATGACATCCAGCCGGCGCCAGCCCCGGAGCAGGGCGCCGACTTACATGCGCGCGTGCGTGACATCCTCGAGGCATGTGTGAAAACGCCTCACCTGTCCGATGAGCGTGTCGATGCGCTTGATCGATGGTTGATTCACCCGGTGGTAGGGCCGTTGGCACTGGTCACCATCATGTTTCTGGTGTTCCAGGGCGTTTACCTGATCGGTAAACCCGTCACGGACTGGATCGGTGACAGTTTCAGCGCGCTGTCCGTGCTGGCAGGCGCCTATTTGCCAGAGGGGCCGTTGCGCGGGCTGATCTGCGATGGGTTGATCAGCGGGCTGGGTACCGTACTGGGGTTCATGCCCGAGATCCTGGTGCTGTTCTTTTTCATCTTCATCCTGGAAGAGTCTGGCTATCTGCCGCGGGCCGCCTTCATTCTGGATCGACCGATGCGTGCCGTCGGCTTGACGGGTCGTTCGTTCATTCCGCTGCTGTCGAGTTTTGCCTGTGCGATTCCAGGCATCATCGCGGCGCGCAGTATCAGTGATCGATATGATCGGCTCACCACCATACTGGTGGCGCCGCTGATGACCTGTTCGGCGCGACTGCCGGTCTATGCCCTGTTGATCGGTGCGGTAATTCCAGACATCCGTGTCGGCGGCGTGTTCGGCCTTCAGGGTTTGGTGTTGCTGGGTTTGTACGGCGTGGGCATTCTCGGCGCCATGGCTGTCGGCTGGGTGTGCAAGCGCTTCAGGCCGACCACCCAGCAGCAACCCATGCTGATGATGGAACTGCCGGCCTACCGCCTGCCGCGCGCACGTGACCTGATCGTGATGTTGTGGGAGCGTGGTTACTTGTTTCTCAAGAAACTGACGGGCGTCATTCTCGCGCTCACGGTGATCATGTGGTTCATCTCGAACTTCCCGAACCCACCGGTGGGCGCAACCAACCCGGCGATTGATTACAGCTTTGCCGGTTACCTGGGGGCCACGCTCCAGCATCTGTTTGCGCCGTTGGGCTTCAACTGGCAAATCACACTGGCGCTGATTCCGGCCTTCGCCGCACGCGAAACCGCTGTCGCGACCTTGGCCACGGTGTATGCCGTGGCCAACGGCGACGATCTCACGTCGCTGACCCAAACGCTGGCCGCCCAGGTACCGCTGGCCAGCGCGTTAGCCCTGATGATGTGGTTCGCGTTCGCGCCGCAATGCATGTCCACCCTGGCGGTGATCCGCAAGGAGACCGCCAGTTGGGGGCAGGTCGCCTTGGCGTTCAGCTACATGTTTGCCGTCGCGTATGCGCTCGCGTTTATCACTTATCGAATAGCTGAGGCCGCCTTATGA
- a CDS encoding helix-turn-helix domain-containing protein encodes MSGIGSRLRQERERLGLSQKVFGEIGGVEANAQGKYESGGRAPKADYLSRVAKRGVDVLYVLTGVTTPIQLENLSHIEEKVLGDYRAMFEEDQAAIRRLTSSLAEHSAAQNGKTKSQPQDS; translated from the coding sequence ATGAGTGGAATCGGTTCGCGTTTGAGGCAAGAAAGGGAGCGACTCGGATTGTCGCAGAAAGTCTTCGGTGAAATAGGAGGCGTGGAAGCCAACGCACAAGGAAAATACGAAAGCGGAGGGCGAGCGCCCAAAGCGGACTACTTGTCGCGTGTCGCCAAAAGAGGTGTAGATGTGTTGTACGTGTTGACCGGTGTGACAACGCCGATTCAACTGGAAAACCTCAGCCACATCGAAGAAAAAGTCCTGGGTGACTACCGCGCGATGTTCGAGGAAGACCAGGCTGCGATTCGCCGCTTGACGTCTTCCCTGGCCGAACACTCCGCTGCACAGAACGGAAAAACCAAGTCGCAGCCCCAGGATTCCTGA